One genomic segment of uncultured Desulfobacter sp. includes these proteins:
- a CDS encoding IS5 family transposase (programmed frameshift), which produces MSGTVYPSDLMQAEWEIIENLLPTSAIRGRPLDWYLRDIVNAIFYIVRGGCAWRMLPKDYPPWQTVYYHFNKWKKTGVWEKIHDRLRMKTREKEGRNPNPSAAIIDSQPVKTTEQGGPRGYDAGKKTKGRKRHILVDTIGLILSVLVHEANIQDRDGAKMLLSKVVGRFPRLQLIWADGGYAGKLVGWVREKCNYLLKIVKRSPDTKGFKVLPRRWVVERTFGWLGKYRRLSKDYERQIDNSEAIVLIAMIRTMLTRLAIN; this is translated from the exons ATGAGTGGTACAGTCTATCCAAGTGACCTTATGCAAGCAGAATGGGAAATAATTGAGAACCTTCTTCCTACTTCTGCTATAAGAGGAAGACCTCTTGATTGGTATTTACGGGATATTGTTAACGCTATCTTTTATATTGTTCGTGGCGGCTGTGCCTGGCGAATGTTACCAAAAGATTATCCGCCATGGCAGACGGTTTATTATCATTTTAACAAATGGAAAA AAACGGGTGTATGGGAAAAAATACACGACCGTCTGCGTATGAAAACGCGTGAGAAAGAAGGCCGGAACCCGAATCCCAGTGCCGCTATTATTGACAGTCAACCTGTTAAAACTACTGAGCAAGGCGGTCCACGCGGTTATGATGCCGGTAAAAAAACAAAAGGCCGAAAACGCCACATATTGGTTGACACAATCGGTTTGATTCTATCCGTGCTTGTACATGAAGCCAATATCCAGGATCGTGATGGCGCCAAAATGCTTTTATCAAAAGTTGTTGGTCGTTTTCCACGGCTTCAACTTATTTGGGCTGACGGCGGCTATGCCGGCAAACTCGTTGGATGGGTAAGGGAAAAATGTAATTACTTGCTTAAAATTGTTAAACGATCCCCAGACACCAAAGGTTTCAAGGTTCTTCCTCGCCGTTGGGTAGTAGAAAGAACTTTCGGATGGCTCGGAAAATACCGAAGACTCAGCAAAGATTATGAAAGACAGATAGATAATAGCGAAGCAATAGTGCTCATTGCGATGATTAGAACTATGCTAACTCGTCTTGCTATCAATTGA
- a CDS encoding FecR domain-containing protein, with translation MKHLIKIVIFFMVGCWATAFAQDGKVAFIKKISGDVSIKRGETIVATVQGDPIHKSDVLITKTDSSAGIIFTDGTTIAIGQNTECNIEDYIFEPKANAYAFNLYLKKGKAIYNSGRIGKLAPDKVSLKTPNAIVGTRGTHFIIQVN, from the coding sequence ATGAAGCATCTTATAAAAATTGTTATATTTTTTATGGTTGGGTGTTGGGCAACTGCATTTGCTCAAGATGGAAAGGTTGCATTTATCAAAAAAATTTCCGGTGATGTTTCAATCAAACGGGGAGAAACAATTGTCGCTACTGTTCAAGGGGATCCAATTCATAAATCAGATGTGTTAATTACAAAAACTGACAGTTCTGCTGGAATTATTTTTACGGACGGAACAACGATTGCCATAGGCCAGAATACGGAATGTAACATTGAGGACTATATATTTGAACCTAAAGCAAATGCATATGCCTTTAATTTGTATCTTAAAAAAGGAAAGGCGATCTATAATTCAGGCAGAATTGGAAAACTTGCGCCGGACAAAGTCTCGTTAAAGACGCCAAATGCAATTGTCGGCACTAGGGGAACGCATTTTATTATTCAAGTAAATTAA
- a CDS encoding OmpA family protein — MIRYILFFAGTLFLISCSAKTSVILLPEQDNNASAVIVSNNRSSITLEKPYSSATVGNAKSRIDTKIIEKNKVEDDYKALFQAEPLKPVSILLYFEFDSDRLLPESAALIEDVLKIAKEREPSEVSIIGHSDSMGKANYNYKLALGRAKLVEKIIKDANIDLKNMSVTSHGEKDPLVITGDNVSEEKNRRVEIMVK; from the coding sequence ATGATTCGTTATATTCTTTTTTTTGCGGGCACTCTTTTTCTTATTTCTTGCAGTGCGAAGACTTCTGTAATCCTTTTGCCGGAGCAGGATAATAATGCAAGTGCTGTGATCGTATCAAACAATAGGTCCTCTATAACGCTGGAAAAACCGTATAGCTCCGCAACGGTCGGCAATGCGAAATCACGGATTGATACAAAAATAATTGAAAAGAACAAAGTTGAGGATGACTACAAAGCGCTTTTTCAGGCAGAACCGTTAAAACCTGTCTCTATTCTTCTTTATTTTGAATTTGACTCGGATCGTTTGTTACCTGAGTCTGCAGCGTTAATTGAGGATGTACTCAAAATAGCTAAAGAGCGGGAACCCTCTGAGGTAAGTATTATTGGCCATTCTGATTCCATGGGTAAGGCGAATTATAATTATAAGTTGGCCTTGGGCCGGGCCAAACTAGTGGAAAAAATTATAAAAGATGCAAATATTGATTTGAAAAATATGTCGGTTACCTCCCATGGTGAAAAGGATCCCTTAGTGATTACGGGCGACAATGTCTCAGAAGAAAAAAACCGAAGAGTTGAGATAATGGTTAAGTAA
- a CDS encoding pyridoxamine 5'-phosphate oxidase family protein, with protein sequence MPVLPEETSKAWDSHKGPIILSTVNKDGVPNAIYATCVSKYDEQTLVVANNYFSKTMENIKVGSKACILFITSDNTSYQVKGTLEYHTQGPVFDDMKTWNPKKHPGHGAAALKVEEVYKGAEKLL encoded by the coding sequence ATGCCTGTATTACCTGAAGAAACCAGCAAAGCCTGGGACAGCCACAAAGGTCCTATTATATTATCTACCGTGAACAAAGACGGGGTGCCCAATGCCATTTATGCGACCTGTGTGAGCAAATATGATGAGCAGACCCTGGTTGTGGCCAATAATTATTTTTCCAAAACTATGGAAAATATCAAAGTCGGATCCAAGGCCTGTATTTTATTCATCACTTCGGATAACACATCCTATCAGGTCAAAGGCACTCTTGAGTATCATACCCAGGGGCCTGTGTTTGATGATATGAAAACGTGGAATCCTAAAAAACATCCGGGCCATGGCGCTGCCGCACTAAAGGTCGAAGAGGTTTATAAAGGCGCAGAAAAATTATTATAG
- a CDS encoding CHASE2 domain-containing protein produces the protein MEAKFENLFRNSTSKWWQFTVVLFITLVLCLGSYTQSALFKKADNFFYDFLFQITATGNVSSQVTIIDIDETSLSAVGQWPWPRYLLAKLVKELSANQPAAMGLDILFPEPDRSSLKNIQRQFQKDFALNLRFTGIPPEMQDNDLYLAYIFRQTDIVGARYFYFDHFNKKPPPLRVAFDVVDKSGLLNAKQPEGVLTNTLQLEKALNYTGFLNNKSDIDGLLRSTPLLISYKDQTFTNLSLSTFLKAHQIKEVEVLKNFFGLYIKADKYKIPITRDGYIHIRFTGPGRAHKVISAADILNQNYSPADIQGKILFIGSSATGLNDIHHTVFDPGYPGLEIHAAILSSIYENCQVIKPIWSNAFISGVCVFTGILMMLLIFFSSSPMVLLTGTVVWGSILLISSLLCFIKLSVFVSPVLPFILTVFTFVFISFVRFTAAKKASFGWFKMLAQAQQITIETIVSLVETRDPETGQHIVRTQNYAKALAVHLKESGFFLDILTDDYIETLYRASPLHDIGKVGIPDKILLKPGTLTNEEFEIMKTHSSLGRDTLQGTARNDHDNYFLKMGAQIAGTHHERWDGKGYPDGLCGEDIPLCGRIMAICDVYDALTNERCYKPAFSHEKAMSIILEGRNTLFDSKLVDGFFAIENTIISIAAKHKDLISEDAKFFHKTRLSSKGKLIESRPERKFVFGRKFL, from the coding sequence TTGGAAGCAAAATTTGAAAATTTGTTCCGGAACAGTACATCAAAATGGTGGCAATTCACGGTTGTTTTGTTCATAACACTGGTTTTGTGTTTAGGATCATATACCCAAAGTGCCTTATTCAAAAAAGCAGATAATTTTTTTTATGACTTTTTGTTTCAAATTACCGCAACGGGAAACGTATCAAGCCAGGTTACCATTATCGATATTGATGAAACCAGTTTATCAGCAGTCGGGCAGTGGCCATGGCCGAGATATTTGTTGGCTAAGCTTGTAAAAGAGTTGTCCGCTAATCAACCTGCCGCCATGGGGCTTGATATACTGTTTCCTGAACCGGACCGGAGTTCATTAAAAAATATTCAACGTCAATTTCAAAAAGATTTTGCTCTTAATCTTCGATTTACAGGGATTCCGCCTGAAATGCAGGATAACGATTTATACCTGGCGTATATTTTCAGGCAGACCGACATCGTGGGTGCCAGGTATTTTTATTTTGATCATTTCAACAAAAAACCGCCCCCTTTACGTGTCGCTTTCGATGTTGTTGATAAATCAGGACTTTTAAACGCCAAGCAGCCTGAAGGTGTTCTGACCAATACCCTTCAACTTGAAAAGGCACTCAATTACACGGGATTCCTAAATAATAAATCTGATATAGATGGTCTGTTAAGGTCTACACCCCTTTTGATCTCATATAAAGATCAGACGTTTACGAATTTATCTCTTTCGACTTTTTTAAAGGCCCACCAAATTAAGGAAGTGGAAGTATTAAAAAATTTTTTCGGTCTTTATATAAAAGCAGATAAATACAAGATTCCAATAACCCGGGACGGATATATCCACATAAGATTTACCGGTCCGGGCAGAGCCCATAAAGTTATCAGTGCTGCTGATATTCTAAACCAAAACTATTCCCCAGCCGACATCCAGGGCAAAATTCTTTTTATTGGGTCGTCTGCAACCGGTTTAAATGATATCCATCATACTGTTTTTGACCCAGGCTACCCGGGGTTGGAAATCCATGCTGCGATATTAAGCAGTATTTATGAAAACTGTCAGGTGATTAAACCCATCTGGTCCAACGCTTTTATCTCCGGGGTTTGTGTTTTTACCGGCATTCTCATGATGCTTTTGATTTTTTTTTCATCCTCCCCCATGGTTCTTTTAACAGGAACCGTTGTTTGGGGTAGTATTTTGCTGATATCCAGTTTGCTTTGTTTTATTAAATTATCCGTGTTTGTATCTCCTGTATTGCCTTTTATTTTAACGGTTTTTACATTTGTTTTTATTTCTTTTGTGCGTTTTACTGCTGCCAAAAAAGCATCTTTTGGCTGGTTTAAAATGTTGGCTCAAGCTCAGCAAATTACAATAGAAACCATTGTCAGCCTTGTTGAAACACGCGACCCGGAAACCGGACAGCATATTGTGCGAACCCAAAATTATGCAAAGGCATTGGCTGTTCATTTAAAAGAGTCCGGATTCTTTCTTGATATTTTGACGGATGATTATATTGAGACGCTTTATCGCGCTTCTCCGCTTCATGATATCGGCAAAGTGGGTATCCCGGACAAAATATTGTTAAAGCCCGGCACGCTGACCAATGAAGAATTTGAAATTATGAAAACCCATTCTTCTCTTGGAAGAGATACGCTTCAAGGAACTGCAAGGAATGACCATGATAATTATTTTTTAAAAATGGGGGCTCAAATTGCCGGCACGCACCATGAAAGATGGGACGGCAAGGGGTACCCGGACGGTCTTTGTGGCGAAGATATTCCTCTTTGCGGTAGAATTATGGCTATTTGTGATGTTTATGATGCATTGACTAATGAAAGATGTTATAAACCGGCCTTTTCCCATGAAAAAGCTATGAGCATTATTCTTGAGGGGAGAAACACCTTATTTGATTCCAAACTTGTAGATGGATTTTTTGCCATAGAAAATACGATTATATCAATCGCAGCCAAGCATAAAGATTTAATATCAGAGGATGCAAAATTTTTTCATAAAACTCGATTATCGAGTAAAGGTAAATTGATTGAATCACGGCCTGAACGAAAATTCGTGTTTGGACGAAAATTTTTATAG
- a CDS encoding tryptophanase gives MPQKVVQFFISKFKDIFNNKGSELPRYYRPRPYRNAAVRFRSCSVEDFEKRRIIVEETGLNVFLFPAHKIPGCDLLSDSGTTTMTMDQWSQLLLGDEAYGSNEGYFSLKEQIAETFGQSWKPTDKMENLFIFHQGRAAENALFSVLSGILHKNNPNSPRTIASLSNHLEPKLRRMIENKIDTLEELGKPYFIIPSNSHFDTTGANIENNRMLPLNLPCKEHLRDDEAFPFRGNMNTETLINLLENESSRIPLIYLTITNNTGGGQPVSMANIRKVSKIANQFGIPLLSDACRFSENAWFIQQREEGYQDKSIQNIVQEIFGYLDGFHISFKKDGLVNIGGALLIKEDGRMFEKYPALGNKLTDHQILTEGHPTYGGMAGRDLKALVQGLKTIVEQDYLDYRIGQVERFGKKLKKYQVPIINPIGGHAVYLKMDDFFEGTITRDDDFKGIALTALLLIAGHRFCELGLYAFGRCRNGKEYPPKPRVSFVRGAVPRLTYEEQDLFAAAEAVKILYDNRDRIPGVGVTYGRELSLRHFKSRFKFKERG, from the coding sequence ATGCCACAAAAGGTGGTTCAATTTTTTATCTCGAAATTTAAGGACATTTTTAATAATAAAGGGTCAGAACTCCCACGGTATTATCGGCCGAGACCATACAGGAATGCAGCGGTTCGTTTTAGATCCTGTTCAGTCGAGGACTTTGAGAAAAGAAGAATAATAGTTGAGGAAACCGGGTTGAATGTATTTTTGTTCCCGGCTCATAAGATTCCTGGTTGCGATTTACTGTCTGATTCCGGAACTACAACCATGACAATGGACCAATGGTCTCAATTACTTTTAGGTGATGAAGCTTACGGGTCAAACGAGGGTTACTTTAGCCTAAAAGAGCAGATTGCAGAAACTTTCGGGCAATCCTGGAAGCCAACAGACAAGATGGAAAACCTTTTTATCTTCCATCAAGGACGAGCTGCGGAGAATGCATTATTCAGTGTCCTTTCCGGTATATTGCACAAGAATAATCCCAATTCCCCGCGGACGATTGCTTCACTTTCCAATCATCTTGAACCAAAGCTCAGAAGGATGATTGAAAATAAAATTGATACCCTGGAGGAATTGGGGAAACCGTATTTTATAATTCCCAGCAATTCCCATTTCGATACGACCGGAGCTAATATTGAGAACAATAGAATGCTTCCCTTGAATCTACCTTGTAAAGAACATTTACGTGATGATGAAGCCTTTCCCTTCAGAGGAAATATGAACACGGAAACGCTGATAAATTTGTTGGAAAATGAAAGTTCTCGAATCCCCTTAATTTATCTTACGATCACGAATAATACGGGGGGAGGGCAGCCTGTATCAATGGCAAATATAAGGAAAGTGAGTAAAATAGCCAATCAATTTGGGATACCCCTCTTGTCGGACGCCTGTAGATTTTCTGAAAATGCCTGGTTTATCCAGCAAAGGGAAGAAGGGTATCAAGATAAAAGCATCCAAAATATTGTTCAGGAAATTTTTGGATACCTCGATGGCTTCCACATAAGTTTTAAGAAAGATGGGCTGGTAAATATTGGGGGGGCATTGTTAATCAAAGAAGATGGGCGCATGTTCGAAAAGTATCCTGCCTTGGGGAATAAGTTGACCGATCATCAGATCTTAACTGAAGGCCATCCAACTTATGGCGGAATGGCAGGAAGAGATCTAAAAGCCCTTGTTCAAGGCTTAAAAACCATCGTCGAGCAAGATTATCTTGATTACAGAATCGGTCAAGTGGAAAGATTTGGTAAAAAATTAAAAAAGTATCAGGTACCCATTATAAATCCAATAGGTGGGCATGCGGTTTACCTTAAGATGGACGATTTTTTTGAAGGAACTATAACCAGGGATGATGACTTCAAGGGAATAGCACTTACCGCCCTGCTGCTTATTGCCGGCCATAGATTCTGCGAATTGGGTCTGTATGCTTTCGGTAGGTGCAGAAATGGGAAAGAATACCCTCCTAAGCCAAGAGTAAGCTTTGTCAGGGGGGCGGTGCCTCGCTTGACTTATGAGGAGCAGGATTTGTTCGCTGCTGCGGAAGCTGTAAAGATACTATACGATAACAGAGATAGGATTCCTGGGGTAGGAGTCACCTATGGAAGAGAGTTAAGCCTGAGACACTTCAAGAGTAGATTTAAATTTAAAGAGCGTGGCTAA